In the genome of Neofelis nebulosa isolate mNeoNeb1 chromosome 6, mNeoNeb1.pri, whole genome shotgun sequence, one region contains:
- the LOC131513612 gene encoding zinc finger protein with KRAB and SCAN domains 8-like has product MDPHQPVASLRKGSTSQVSEREKTSRYVNQVQRREDRPTEGRRYACSECGKKFAQSSGLVRHRRVHTGEKPYECGHCGKAFSVRSTLTVHERIHTGEKPYTCNECTKGFSVRAHLIIHQRIHNGEKPYECNECGKAFSVSSDLIKHQRIHSGEKPYECDECGKAFSVSSALIKHQRIHTGEKPYECKECGKAFYVNSALINHQRIHSGEKPYACGECRKAFSQISTLIHHQRIHTGEKPYECDACGKAFRGSSNLTKHQKIHAKGKCHH; this is encoded by the coding sequence ATGGACCCCCACCAGCCGGTTGCCAGCTTACGGAAGGGGAGTACATCGCAGGTTTCTGAGCGCGAGAAAACCTCTCGGTATGTGAACCAGGTTCAAAGGCGGGAGGACAGGCCCACGGAAGGGAGACGGTACGCCTGCAGTGAATGCGGGAAGAAGTTTGCCCAGAGCTCAGGCCTCGTCCGACATCGGAGAGTCCACACCGGCGAGAAGCCCTACGAGTGTGGTCACTGCGGAAAAGCCTTCAGCGTGCGCTCCACCCTCACTGTGCATGAGAGAATCCACACTGGCGAGAAGCCCTATACCTGTAATGAGTGTACGAAAGGCTTCAGCGTGAGGGCACATCTGATCatacatcagagaattcacaatGGGGAGAAACCGTATGAATGTAATGAGTGTGGCAAAGCATTTAGCGTGAGCTCAGACCTTATCAAACATCAGAGAATCCACTCTGGTGAAAAGCCCTATGAGTGCGAcgagtgtgggaaagccttcagcgTGAGCTCCGCCCTCATCAAACATCAGAGAATCCACACGGGAGAGAAGCCGTATGAGTGCAAGGAGTGTGGGAAGGCCTTCTATGTGAACTCCGCCCTAATTAACCACCAGAGGATTCACTCTGGAGAAAAGCCGTACGCGTGTGGAGAATGCAGGAAAGCCTTCAGCCAGATCTCAACCCTAATTCATCACCAGagaatccatactggagagaaaccgtACGAGTGTGATGCGTGTGGGAAAGCTTTCCGTGGGAGTTCTAATCTTACTAAGCACCAGAAAATACACGCCAAAGGAAAGTGTCATCATTGA